The following are from one region of the Magallana gigas chromosome 6, xbMagGiga1.1, whole genome shotgun sequence genome:
- the LOC105335429 gene encoding ethyl acetate hydrolase isoform X2 encodes MSFDKFKPKYKIHEETENYFKLRAEAGAKPYDQLTVEEAREGNVANAKRFAGTTEFEGTVKEFTVPTKHCSDGIPITVYRSKHCDLCVAPSVFVYFHGGGNVVGCRQTVDTICRIFSRDAPCVVVNVEYRLAPEHRWPANHEDATCVVRWVKMNKSLLGATNESTVGVGGDSAGARLAATVCHDLPEIDYQVLVYPNVDLRRNYKSAEEFAEMPGLTKKMVDWFTEKYIDEKDITNPKASAILQKKFSGLPPALIILAELDQNRDQGYAYHEKLKEAGVKSQIFTVKGVTHGFFHLPGHFKECCLRAHEKVSKFIKTHS; translated from the exons ATGTCTTTCGATAAATTCAAACccaaatacaaaatacatgaagAGACGGAGAATTACTTCAAACTGAGGGCGGAGGCAGGGGCTAAACCATATGATCAGCTAACGGTGGAAGAGGCAAGGGAAGGAAACGTTGCAAACGCCAAACGCTTTGCAGGCACCACGGAATTTGAAGGCACCGTGAAAGAGTTCACAGTTCCAACCAAACACTGCAGCGATG GAATCCCCATCACTGTGTACCGGTCCAAGCACTGTGATCTGTGTGTGGCCCCCTCAGTGTTCGTCTACTTTCATGGCGGGGGGAATGTAGTTGGGTGTCGTCAAACAGTGGACACGATCTGTCGAATCTTCTCCAG AGATGCCCCCTGTGTGGTGGTAAATGTTGAATATCGCCTTGCCCCAGAACATAGATGGCCGGCCAACCATGAAGACGCCACATGTGTGGTCCGCTGGGTCAAAATGAACAAAAGTCTTCTTG GTGCGACGAACGAGAGCACGGTGGGGGTGGGTGGAGACAGTGCAGGGGCCCGCCTGGCCGCGACGGTTTGTCACGACTTGCCTGAAATTGACTACCAG GTGCTAGTGTACCCTAATGTTGACTTGAGGAGGAACTACAAGTCTGCAGAGGAATTCGCAGAAATGCCTGGACTCACAAAAAAGATGGTGGATTG GTTTACAGAAAAATACATTGATGAAAAAGATATAACAAATCCCAAAGCCTCTGCCATCCTACAGAAAAAGTTTAGTGGTCTTCCGCCAGCGTTGATAATCTTAGCCGAGTTGGATCAGAATCGAGACCAGGGTTATG CGTACCATGAGAAACTAAAGGAGGCAGGCGTGAAGTCACAGATCTTCACAGTAAAAGGTGTGACTCACGGATTCTTCCATCTTCCAG GACATTTTAAAGAGTGTTGCCTTAGAGCCCACGAGAAAGTATCCAAGTTTATCAAAACACACTCCTGA
- the LOC105335429 gene encoding ethyl acetate hydrolase isoform X1 produces MSFDKFKPKYKIHEETENYFKLRAEAGAKPYDQLTVEEAREGNVANAKRFAGTTEFEGTVKEFTVPTKHCSDGIPITVYRSKHCDLCVAPSVFVYFHGGGNVVGCRQTVDTICRIFSRDAPCVVVNVEYRLAPEHRWPANHEDATCVVRWVKMNKSLLGAVNRSTVGVGGDGEGSRMAALVCHEVPDLGYQVLVYPNVDLRRNYKSAEEFAEMPGLTKKMVDWFTEKYIDEKDITNPKASAILQKKFSGLPPALIILAELDQNRDQGYAYHEKLKEAGVKSQIFTVKGVTHGFFHLPGHFKECCLRAHEKVSKFIKTHS; encoded by the exons ATGTCTTTCGATAAATTCAAACccaaatacaaaatacatgaagAGACGGAGAATTACTTCAAACTGAGGGCGGAGGCAGGGGCTAAACCATATGATCAGCTAACGGTGGAAGAGGCAAGGGAAGGAAACGTTGCAAACGCCAAACGCTTTGCAGGCACCACGGAATTTGAAGGCACCGTGAAAGAGTTCACAGTTCCAACCAAACACTGCAGCGATG GAATCCCCATCACTGTGTACCGGTCCAAGCACTGTGATCTGTGTGTGGCCCCCTCAGTGTTCGTCTACTTTCATGGCGGGGGGAATGTAGTTGGGTGTCGTCAAACAGTGGACACGATCTGTCGAATCTTCTCCAG AGATGCCCCCTGTGTGGTGGTAAATGTTGAATATCGCCTTGCCCCAGAACATAGATGGCCGGCCAACCATGAAGACGCCACATGTGTGGTCCGCTGGGTCAAAATGAACAAAAGTCTTCTTG GGGCTGTCAACCGCAGTACGGTGGGGGTAGGTGGGGACGGTGAGGGTAGCCGCATGGCGGCTCTCGTTTGTCACGAGGTCCCTGATTTAGGGTATCAG GTGCTAGTGTACCCTAATGTTGACTTGAGGAGGAACTACAAGTCTGCAGAGGAATTCGCAGAAATGCCTGGACTCACAAAAAAGATGGTGGATTG GTTTACAGAAAAATACATTGATGAAAAAGATATAACAAATCCCAAAGCCTCTGCCATCCTACAGAAAAAGTTTAGTGGTCTTCCGCCAGCGTTGATAATCTTAGCCGAGTTGGATCAGAATCGAGACCAGGGTTATG CGTACCATGAGAAACTAAAGGAGGCAGGCGTGAAGTCACAGATCTTCACAGTAAAAGGTGTGACTCACGGATTCTTCCATCTTCCAG GACATTTTAAAGAGTGTTGCCTTAGAGCCCACGAGAAAGTATCCAAGTTTATCAAAACACACTCCTGA
- the LOC105335429 gene encoding ethyl acetate hydrolase isoform X3 — protein sequence MSFDKFKPKYKIHEETENYFKLRAEAGAKPYDQLTVEEAREGNVANAKRFAGTTEFEGTVKEFTVPTKHCSDGIPITVYRSKHCDLCVAPSVFVYFHGGGNVVGCRQTVDTICRIFSRDAPCVVVNVEYRLAPEHRWPANHEDATCVVRWVKMNKSLLGAVNRSTVGVGGDGEGSRMAALVCHEVPDLGYQVLVYPNVDLRRNYKSAEEFAEMPGLTKKMVDWFMDHYIDRSDLDNARASPLLHTNFNTLPPALIIIAELDALRDEGIAYHEKLKEAGVKSQIFTVKGVTHGFFHLPGHFKECCLRAHEKVSKFIKTHS from the exons ATGTCTTTCGATAAATTCAAACccaaatacaaaatacatgaagAGACGGAGAATTACTTCAAACTGAGGGCGGAGGCAGGGGCTAAACCATATGATCAGCTAACGGTGGAAGAGGCAAGGGAAGGAAACGTTGCAAACGCCAAACGCTTTGCAGGCACCACGGAATTTGAAGGCACCGTGAAAGAGTTCACAGTTCCAACCAAACACTGCAGCGATG GAATCCCCATCACTGTGTACCGGTCCAAGCACTGTGATCTGTGTGTGGCCCCCTCAGTGTTCGTCTACTTTCATGGCGGGGGGAATGTAGTTGGGTGTCGTCAAACAGTGGACACGATCTGTCGAATCTTCTCCAG AGATGCCCCCTGTGTGGTGGTAAATGTTGAATATCGCCTTGCCCCAGAACATAGATGGCCGGCCAACCATGAAGACGCCACATGTGTGGTCCGCTGGGTCAAAATGAACAAAAGTCTTCTTG GGGCTGTCAACCGCAGTACGGTGGGGGTAGGTGGGGACGGTGAGGGTAGCCGCATGGCGGCTCTCGTTTGTCACGAGGTCCCTGATTTAGGGTATCAG GTGCTAGTGTACCCTAATGTTGACTTGAGGAGGAACTACAAGTCTGCAGAGGAATTCGCAGAAATGCCTGGACTCACAAAAAAGATGGTGGATTG GTTCATGGACCACTACATAGATCGCTCTGACCTTGACAATGCTAGAGCTTCTCCTTTGCTTCACACTAACTTTAACACACTTCCGCCGGCATTGATTATAATCGCTGAACTTGATGCACTGAGGGATGAGGGTATTG CGTACCATGAGAAACTAAAGGAGGCAGGCGTGAAGTCACAGATCTTCACAGTAAAAGGTGTGACTCACGGATTCTTCCATCTTCCAG GACATTTTAAAGAGTGTTGCCTTAGAGCCCACGAGAAAGTATCCAAGTTTATCAAAACACACTCCTGA
- the LOC105335429 gene encoding ethyl acetate hydrolase isoform X4 translates to MSFDKFKPKYKIHEETENYFKLRAEAGAKPYDQLTVEEAREGNVANAKRFAGTTEFEGTVKEFTVPTKHCSDGIPITVYRSKHCDLCVAPSVFVYFHGGGNVVGCRQTVDTICRIFSRDAPCVVVNVEYRLAPEHRWPANHEDATCVVRWVKMNKSLLGATNESTVGVGGDSAGARLAATVCHDLPEIDYQVLVYPNVDLRRNYKSAEEFAEMPGLTKKMVDWFMDHYIDRSDLDNARASPLLHTNFNTLPPALIIIAELDALRDEGIAYHEKLKEAGVKSQIFTVKGVTHGFFHLPGHFKECCLRAHEKVSKFIKTHS, encoded by the exons ATGTCTTTCGATAAATTCAAACccaaatacaaaatacatgaagAGACGGAGAATTACTTCAAACTGAGGGCGGAGGCAGGGGCTAAACCATATGATCAGCTAACGGTGGAAGAGGCAAGGGAAGGAAACGTTGCAAACGCCAAACGCTTTGCAGGCACCACGGAATTTGAAGGCACCGTGAAAGAGTTCACAGTTCCAACCAAACACTGCAGCGATG GAATCCCCATCACTGTGTACCGGTCCAAGCACTGTGATCTGTGTGTGGCCCCCTCAGTGTTCGTCTACTTTCATGGCGGGGGGAATGTAGTTGGGTGTCGTCAAACAGTGGACACGATCTGTCGAATCTTCTCCAG AGATGCCCCCTGTGTGGTGGTAAATGTTGAATATCGCCTTGCCCCAGAACATAGATGGCCGGCCAACCATGAAGACGCCACATGTGTGGTCCGCTGGGTCAAAATGAACAAAAGTCTTCTTG GTGCGACGAACGAGAGCACGGTGGGGGTGGGTGGAGACAGTGCAGGGGCCCGCCTGGCCGCGACGGTTTGTCACGACTTGCCTGAAATTGACTACCAG GTGCTAGTGTACCCTAATGTTGACTTGAGGAGGAACTACAAGTCTGCAGAGGAATTCGCAGAAATGCCTGGACTCACAAAAAAGATGGTGGATTG GTTCATGGACCACTACATAGATCGCTCTGACCTTGACAATGCTAGAGCTTCTCCTTTGCTTCACACTAACTTTAACACACTTCCGCCGGCATTGATTATAATCGCTGAACTTGATGCACTGAGGGATGAGGGTATTG CGTACCATGAGAAACTAAAGGAGGCAGGCGTGAAGTCACAGATCTTCACAGTAAAAGGTGTGACTCACGGATTCTTCCATCTTCCAG GACATTTTAAAGAGTGTTGCCTTAGAGCCCACGAGAAAGTATCCAAGTTTATCAAAACACACTCCTGA
- the LOC105335429 gene encoding ethyl acetate hydrolase isoform X6, whose amino-acid sequence MSFDKFKPKYKIHEETENYFKLRAEAGAKPYDQLTVEEAREGNVANAKRFAGTTEFEGTVKEFTVPTKHCSDGIPITVYRSKHCDLCVAPSVFVYFHGGGNVVGCRQTVDTICRIFSRDAPCVVVNVEYRLAPEHRWPANHEDATCVVRWVKMNKSLLGASNESLVGVGGNSAGGQIAAMVCHYVEGIDYQVLVYPNVDLRRNYKSAEEFAEMPGLTKKMVDWFMDHYIDRSDLDNARASPLLHTNFNTLPPALIIIAELDALRDEGIAYHEKLKEAGVKSQIFTVKGVTHGFFHLPGHFKECCLRAHEKVSKFIKTHS is encoded by the exons ATGTCTTTCGATAAATTCAAACccaaatacaaaatacatgaagAGACGGAGAATTACTTCAAACTGAGGGCGGAGGCAGGGGCTAAACCATATGATCAGCTAACGGTGGAAGAGGCAAGGGAAGGAAACGTTGCAAACGCCAAACGCTTTGCAGGCACCACGGAATTTGAAGGCACCGTGAAAGAGTTCACAGTTCCAACCAAACACTGCAGCGATG GAATCCCCATCACTGTGTACCGGTCCAAGCACTGTGATCTGTGTGTGGCCCCCTCAGTGTTCGTCTACTTTCATGGCGGGGGGAATGTAGTTGGGTGTCGTCAAACAGTGGACACGATCTGTCGAATCTTCTCCAG AGATGCCCCCTGTGTGGTGGTAAATGTTGAATATCGCCTTGCCCCAGAACATAGATGGCCGGCCAACCATGAAGACGCCACATGTGTGGTCCGCTGGGTCAAAATGAACAAAAGTCTTCTTG GTGCCAGTAACGAGAGTCTAGTCGGTGTCGGTGGTAACAGTGCAGGGGGTCAGATAGCAGCGATGGTGTGCCACTATGTAGAGGGCATTGACTACCAG GTGCTAGTGTACCCTAATGTTGACTTGAGGAGGAACTACAAGTCTGCAGAGGAATTCGCAGAAATGCCTGGACTCACAAAAAAGATGGTGGATTG GTTCATGGACCACTACATAGATCGCTCTGACCTTGACAATGCTAGAGCTTCTCCTTTGCTTCACACTAACTTTAACACACTTCCGCCGGCATTGATTATAATCGCTGAACTTGATGCACTGAGGGATGAGGGTATTG CGTACCATGAGAAACTAAAGGAGGCAGGCGTGAAGTCACAGATCTTCACAGTAAAAGGTGTGACTCACGGATTCTTCCATCTTCCAG GACATTTTAAAGAGTGTTGCCTTAGAGCCCACGAGAAAGTATCCAAGTTTATCAAAACACACTCCTGA
- the LOC105335429 gene encoding ethyl acetate hydrolase isoform X5, protein MSFDKFKPKYKIHEETENYFKLRAEAGAKPYDQLTVEEAREGNVANAKRFAGTTEFEGTVKEFTVPTKHCSDGIPITVYRSKHCDLCVAPSVFVYFHGGGNVVGCRQTVDTICRIFSRDAPCVVVNVEYRLAPEHRWPANHEDATCVVRWVKMNKSLLGASNESLVGVGGNSAGGQIAAMVCHYVEGIDYQVLVYPNVDLRRNYKSAEEFAEMPGLTKKMVDWFTEKYIDEKDITNPKASAILQKKFSGLPPALIILAELDQNRDQGYAYHEKLKEAGVKSQIFTVKGVTHGFFHLPGHFKECCLRAHEKVSKFIKTHS, encoded by the exons ATGTCTTTCGATAAATTCAAACccaaatacaaaatacatgaagAGACGGAGAATTACTTCAAACTGAGGGCGGAGGCAGGGGCTAAACCATATGATCAGCTAACGGTGGAAGAGGCAAGGGAAGGAAACGTTGCAAACGCCAAACGCTTTGCAGGCACCACGGAATTTGAAGGCACCGTGAAAGAGTTCACAGTTCCAACCAAACACTGCAGCGATG GAATCCCCATCACTGTGTACCGGTCCAAGCACTGTGATCTGTGTGTGGCCCCCTCAGTGTTCGTCTACTTTCATGGCGGGGGGAATGTAGTTGGGTGTCGTCAAACAGTGGACACGATCTGTCGAATCTTCTCCAG AGATGCCCCCTGTGTGGTGGTAAATGTTGAATATCGCCTTGCCCCAGAACATAGATGGCCGGCCAACCATGAAGACGCCACATGTGTGGTCCGCTGGGTCAAAATGAACAAAAGTCTTCTTG GTGCCAGTAACGAGAGTCTAGTCGGTGTCGGTGGTAACAGTGCAGGGGGTCAGATAGCAGCGATGGTGTGCCACTATGTAGAGGGCATTGACTACCAG GTGCTAGTGTACCCTAATGTTGACTTGAGGAGGAACTACAAGTCTGCAGAGGAATTCGCAGAAATGCCTGGACTCACAAAAAAGATGGTGGATTG GTTTACAGAAAAATACATTGATGAAAAAGATATAACAAATCCCAAAGCCTCTGCCATCCTACAGAAAAAGTTTAGTGGTCTTCCGCCAGCGTTGATAATCTTAGCCGAGTTGGATCAGAATCGAGACCAGGGTTATG CGTACCATGAGAAACTAAAGGAGGCAGGCGTGAAGTCACAGATCTTCACAGTAAAAGGTGTGACTCACGGATTCTTCCATCTTCCAG GACATTTTAAAGAGTGTTGCCTTAGAGCCCACGAGAAAGTATCCAAGTTTATCAAAACACACTCCTGA